In Paenibacillus algicola, a genomic segment contains:
- a CDS encoding YqkE family protein, with amino-acid sequence MAAKHNRRRTEAAPNRNEDKPATLKDLLNPELLEQLKKTSAELKASEAQQREQERLEREAAKKAEQKRLDNDFEHLLNNSKMDWHKYK; translated from the coding sequence ATGGCTGCAAAGCATAACAGAAGGCGGACAGAAGCCGCCCCGAATAGAAATGAAGATAAGCCCGCAACCTTGAAGGATTTACTGAATCCGGAACTGCTGGAGCAATTAAAGAAGACCTCCGCCGAGCTCAAGGCGTCGGAAGCGCAGCAGCGGGAGCAGGAGCGTCTGGAGCGCGAAGCGGCGAAGAAGGCGGAGCAGAAGCGCCTGGACAATGATTTTGAGCATTTGCTCAATAACAGCAAGATGGATTGGCATAAATATAAATAG
- a CDS encoding response regulator yields the protein MSNLYIEPLSYVEHSRHGESFNSSSDLFHFQQSEHPNPVNPASLFPRDASSLGRKREQVTESGPRMLNILVAEDNVTNQLVITKMLERLGHMVTIAENGKEALSKAQSSHYDLIFMDIQMPEMDGVEAVRQMRLQLPADRIPIIVAVTANALMGDREHCLTAGMDDYLTKPLKTSMLSEVIKRYFGEDE from the coding sequence ATGTCAAACCTATATATTGAACCACTCTCTTATGTGGAGCACTCCCGTCATGGTGAGTCCTTTAATAGTTCTTCAGATCTGTTTCATTTTCAGCAGTCGGAGCACCCAAATCCGGTTAATCCGGCTTCTCTATTTCCACGAGATGCATCGAGCTTAGGCAGAAAAAGGGAGCAAGTGACAGAGAGCGGGCCGCGTATGCTGAACATTTTGGTAGCTGAGGATAATGTGACCAATCAGCTGGTCATTACCAAGATGCTGGAAAGACTCGGGCATATGGTAACGATCGCAGAAAACGGAAAAGAAGCATTAAGCAAGGCACAGAGTAGCCATTATGATCTCATATTCATGGATATCCAAATGCCCGAAATGGACGGCGTGGAGGCGGTCCGGCAAATGCGGCTGCAGCTGCCCGCCGATCGAATACCTATCATTGTGGCTGTAACAGCTAACGCGCTGATGGGTGACCGAGAGCATTGCCTGACAGCAGGTATGGATGACTATCTTACAAAGCCTTTAAAAACCTCCATGCTATCAGAAGTCATCAAGCGTTATTTCGGTGAAGATGAATAA
- a CDS encoding DegV family protein — translation MRSLAWVTDSTSTLDPSFMEQNHIYMVPLRLILGNQEFREQVDISAEQFYKKMLNEPKVGSSQPPIGEFIELYESLKERYDDIIAVHCSSGLSGTLNTSIQAAEIAEADVIAIDSKFGAFPVREMIQSGVQWHQDGCSAEEIAERIRKMREMTKFYLIPFSLQRLHAGGRMSGTKLVFSQLLKIHLLLRFDDGKVIVDEKIRTYKKARQRMLDYLSNDIASTSKICIMHAGNLEEALSVQRELGELYPEVPSEIMTFIPVAGIYAGEGTIALSWILKS, via the coding sequence ATGAGATCATTAGCCTGGGTAACCGACAGCACCAGTACCTTAGATCCCAGCTTTATGGAACAAAACCATATTTATATGGTGCCTCTCCGCCTGATTTTGGGCAATCAGGAATTTCGGGAGCAGGTTGATATTTCAGCAGAGCAATTTTATAAGAAAATGCTGAACGAGCCAAAGGTAGGCAGCTCGCAGCCGCCAATCGGCGAATTTATTGAGCTGTATGAATCCCTGAAGGAGCGCTACGATGATATTATAGCTGTGCATTGCTCCTCCGGTCTGAGCGGAACCTTGAATACCTCGATCCAAGCGGCAGAAATTGCTGAGGCAGACGTGATTGCCATTGACTCCAAATTCGGCGCGTTTCCAGTCCGGGAGATGATCCAATCCGGGGTCCAGTGGCATCAGGACGGATGCTCGGCTGAGGAGATCGCAGAGCGCATCCGCAAAATGAGAGAGATGACGAAATTTTATCTCATCCCGTTTAGCCTCCAGCGACTGCATGCGGGCGGGAGAATGTCAGGCACAAAGCTCGTATTCAGCCAGCTGCTAAAGATTCATCTGCTCTTGCGGTTTGATGACGGAAAAGTCATTGTTGACGAGAAGATCCGTACGTACAAAAAAGCACGGCAGCGTATGCTGGATTACCTATCCAATGATATTGCTTCAACAAGCAAGATATGTATTATGCATGCCGGTAATCTGGAGGAGGCGCTGTCCGTACAGCGGGAGCTGGGTGAGCTCTACCCCGAGGTCCCCAGCGAGATTATGACCTTTATTCCTGTAGCCGGAATTTATGCAGGAGAAGGGACCATTGCGCTGTCCTGGATTTTGAAATCTTAA
- a CDS encoding MFS transporter: protein MRIFQRPASRFMNLPINIRLFFLANVLYQIGTGMFGVLYNLYIRDIGYSDAMNGTVVSVQSLATALMFIPIGFLGDRGSRKQLLVIGAMLSGISLIVRAWTEQSTGLLGLAVVTGIFSSVFQVLAIPFLAENTKKSERMRIFSYHASLMLGAQVLGGMGGGFLADLLQFTGISRVTSLSIVLMIGGVSALAAFLPLLFTQEVSAVAEKEPQEAPAPVQTEAQRRQSDRQDLKVIGQFTIAQLLIGLGSGLVVPYLNLYFTNRFEVSLSAVGILISLGQIMTIFSMLIGPWLVRRLGAVTSVLCFQLLSLPFLLITGFTNIFAVAAIGFLFRQALMNAANPIQASILVERVPDHRRGIANSFTQTAFMMGWATMGPVQAALVTHYGSYWGYAITFCITGVLYIAASFMYYFMFREKKAQAL from the coding sequence TTGCGCATTTTTCAGAGGCCGGCATCACGTTTTATGAATCTTCCCATTAATATTCGCTTGTTCTTTCTCGCCAATGTTCTTTATCAGATTGGAACCGGGATGTTTGGAGTGTTGTATAACCTGTACATCCGGGATATTGGATATTCCGATGCGATGAACGGCACGGTTGTCAGTGTCCAATCCTTGGCGACTGCCCTTATGTTTATTCCGATTGGTTTTCTGGGTGACCGCGGCAGCCGGAAACAGCTGCTTGTGATTGGAGCTATGCTCAGCGGAATCAGCCTGATCGTCCGCGCCTGGACAGAGCAATCTACCGGTCTGCTCGGATTAGCGGTTGTAACCGGCATCTTTTCCTCTGTGTTTCAGGTGCTCGCCATTCCGTTTCTGGCTGAGAACACAAAGAAGTCCGAACGAATGAGAATTTTCAGCTACCATGCTTCTCTCATGCTGGGAGCTCAAGTGCTCGGGGGAATGGGCGGCGGGTTTCTGGCTGATTTGCTTCAATTCACCGGCATTAGCCGCGTGACGAGCCTCAGCATCGTGCTTATGATCGGCGGCGTCAGCGCCCTGGCCGCGTTCCTTCCATTGCTGTTTACGCAGGAAGTCTCGGCTGTGGCTGAGAAGGAACCGCAGGAAGCTCCTGCGCCCGTACAAACTGAAGCACAAAGGCGTCAAAGCGATCGTCAGGATCTCAAGGTTATTGGCCAATTTACGATTGCCCAGCTCCTCATTGGCCTCGGCTCTGGGCTGGTGGTTCCTTATCTCAATCTGTATTTTACCAACCGTTTCGAGGTTTCGTTGTCCGCCGTTGGCATCCTGATCTCACTGGGACAGATCATGACCATTTTCTCGATGCTCATTGGACCGTGGCTCGTCCGAAGACTAGGAGCTGTGACTTCCGTACTGTGCTTTCAGCTGCTGTCGCTTCCATTTTTGCTGATCACAGGCTTCACTAATATATTTGCCGTAGCCGCCATCGGGTTTCTATTTCGTCAGGCTCTTATGAACGCAGCCAATCCGATTCAGGCGTCTATTCTCGTGGAACGTGTACCGGATCACCGGCGGGGCATTGCAAATTCCTTCACCCAAACCGCCTTCATGATGGGCTGGGCAACGATGGGACCCGTACAGGCGGCGCTCGTGACCCACTACGGAAGCTATTGGGGATATGCTATTACATTCTGTATCACCGGCGTATTATATATTGCTGCATCGTTCATGTACTATTTCATGTTCAGAGAGAAGAAAGCTCAAGCACTTTAG
- a CDS encoding DsbA family oxidoreductase encodes MKIEVWSDVVCPFCYIGKRHLEKALENFPGREQVEVVFRSFELSPGASFEPGVSMTELLAAKYGMTLQQAEDANRSVTEQAARAGLTYHLDRVIPANTFNAHRLAQYADKEGKLDEMTEVLFKAYFTDLKDLNDAEQLADLAVQAGLNRDQAVSVLESEEFSSEVLADEQAAREIGVRGVPFFVLDHKFAVSGAQPVEVFTQALQKAAAEASPLVFVEDANAAPGGSCNDDACS; translated from the coding sequence ATGAAAATTGAAGTATGGTCGGACGTGGTATGTCCTTTTTGTTATATTGGCAAGCGTCATCTGGAGAAGGCACTAGAGAATTTTCCTGGCAGAGAGCAGGTGGAGGTTGTATTCCGCAGCTTTGAGCTGAGCCCGGGTGCGTCCTTTGAGCCTGGCGTGTCCATGACCGAGCTGCTGGCAGCGAAATATGGCATGACCCTGCAGCAGGCGGAGGACGCGAATCGGAGTGTGACGGAGCAAGCGGCACGTGCAGGCTTGACCTACCATCTGGACCGCGTTATTCCTGCGAATACGTTTAATGCGCACCGTCTGGCGCAATATGCGGACAAGGAAGGCAAGCTGGACGAGATGACAGAGGTGCTGTTCAAGGCATACTTCACCGATTTGAAGGATCTGAACGATGCAGAGCAGCTTGCAGACCTTGCCGTACAGGCCGGCTTGAATCGGGATCAAGCAGTCTCTGTGCTGGAAAGTGAGGAGTTCTCCTCCGAAGTGCTCGCAGATGAGCAGGCGGCTCGTGAAATCGGCGTCCGTGGAGTTCCGTTCTTCGTACTGGACCATAAGTTCGCTGTATCCGGCGCACAGCCGGTCGAGGTGTTCACCCAGGCACTGCAGAAGGCGGCGGCTGAAGCATCTCCGCTGGTGTTCGTTGAGGATGCCAACGCGGCTCCAGGCGGCAGCTGCAATGATGATGCCTGCTCCTGA
- a CDS encoding TVP38/TMEM64 family protein → MAAADGIMSLLSEESLALFLDTFRELGPLPGVLLTFMKSFVPPLPTALIVGLNAAVYGLWAGFLYSWIGIVSGCVLTFYLVQKAGSIPLIRKWAAKPKVLKGQAWIQRNGFSYVFLLSILPIGPFVAINIAAGLGGMKMGSYLTALIPGKGLMVLLVSLIGANVESFIQQPLWVLVVLAAVLFLLWVSKKVEAIVLGKQKSMIG, encoded by the coding sequence ATGGCTGCGGCAGACGGAATCATGTCACTGCTGAGTGAAGAATCCCTTGCCTTATTTTTAGATACCTTTCGGGAGCTTGGACCACTTCCGGGTGTTCTGCTAACCTTTATGAAGTCTTTTGTGCCCCCCTTGCCCACGGCTCTGATTGTAGGCTTGAATGCGGCGGTCTACGGGCTTTGGGCCGGATTCCTGTACTCCTGGATCGGGATTGTCAGCGGCTGTGTGCTTACCTTTTATCTCGTGCAGAAAGCCGGCAGCATCCCGCTGATCCGGAAATGGGCAGCCAAGCCCAAGGTACTCAAGGGTCAGGCCTGGATCCAGCGAAACGGCTTCAGCTACGTATTTCTTCTCAGCATTTTACCGATAGGGCCTTTTGTGGCAATTAACATCGCTGCCGGCCTGGGGGGGATGAAAATGGGCTCCTATCTGACAGCATTGATCCCCGGGAAGGGCTTGATGGTGCTGCTCGTTTCCTTGATCGGCGCCAATGTGGAGAGCTTTATCCAGCAGCCGCTGTGGGTTCTGGTGGTGCTGGCTGCGGTGCTGTTCCTGTTATGGGTGAGCAAGAAGGTGGAGGCCATCGTTCTGGGGAAGCAGAAGAGCATGATCGGCTGA
- the nagZ gene encoding beta-N-acetylhexosaminidase yields the protein MLVLLLGVAGCDSSTEVQPASSPSKQAGNVSPPDHNAAGDEAGTSGGAPPVSPPKSGLTDEPGSDTANAPPAVKQGLSHVEQWMQELTLEEKVGQLVVIGLEGTVPDATAQRLLEQYYVGGFIFFGDNIESVDQTLELTGRLKQLNGDHPVPLWLSLDEEGGRVSRLPPELGRLPSSGKLGQTEDPKLAADAGTHIARLMKALGMNLVYTPVLDINSNPDNPVIGDRSFGSESERVSQLGLAQMKAIREEGVVPVVKHFPGHGDTGVDSHSGLPVISHPWERLKSKELVPFQEAIEQGAEVVMVAHLLMTSIDPDTPASLSKRVIQNLLREDMKYDGVIITDDLTMGAISEAGYDIGDAAVQSILAGCNIVLVGHDYKLEEAVLKSLLEAVQQGEISEEVLDERVKAVLQLKHAANLGAMDEELQDLSTLNQETKRIWNAVKP from the coding sequence ATGTTGGTGTTGCTGCTGGGGGTCGCTGGCTGCGATTCCTCCACCGAGGTACAGCCGGCTTCTTCGCCCTCGAAGCAAGCCGGGAACGTCTCGCCACCTGATCATAACGCTGCAGGCGATGAAGCCGGAACGTCCGGTGGAGCCCCGCCAGTTTCTCCTCCGAAGAGCGGTCTCACCGATGAGCCGGGATCAGACACTGCGAACGCTCCTCCAGCTGTGAAGCAGGGTCTAAGCCATGTAGAGCAGTGGATGCAAGAGCTCACCCTGGAAGAAAAGGTAGGCCAGCTCGTTGTAATCGGGCTGGAGGGTACAGTTCCTGATGCAACGGCGCAAAGGCTGCTAGAGCAGTATTATGTGGGTGGATTTATTTTTTTCGGGGATAATATTGAATCCGTTGACCAGACGCTGGAGCTGACCGGCAGGCTAAAGCAGCTAAACGGTGATCATCCTGTTCCTTTATGGCTCAGCCTGGATGAAGAAGGCGGAAGAGTGTCCCGGCTGCCTCCAGAGCTGGGCAGGCTGCCTTCCAGCGGAAAGCTGGGACAAACGGAGGATCCAAAGCTGGCTGCGGATGCCGGTACTCATATTGCGAGGCTGATGAAGGCGCTGGGGATGAATCTGGTCTATACTCCCGTGCTGGATATAAACAGTAATCCCGATAATCCGGTCATTGGAGACCGCTCTTTCGGCAGTGAAAGCGAGCGGGTGTCGCAGCTTGGGCTGGCACAAATGAAAGCGATTCGGGAAGAGGGCGTCGTTCCTGTCGTCAAGCATTTTCCTGGACATGGAGACACGGGTGTCGATTCTCATTCCGGACTTCCGGTGATCTCTCATCCTTGGGAACGCTTGAAATCTAAAGAGCTGGTCCCGTTTCAAGAAGCGATTGAGCAGGGTGCTGAGGTCGTCATGGTAGCCCATTTATTAATGACGAGTATTGATCCGGATACTCCTGCTTCTCTTTCCAAACGTGTCATTCAGAATCTGCTTCGAGAGGACATGAAGTATGACGGCGTGATTATCACGGATGACTTGACCATGGGGGCTATATCTGAAGCTGGCTATGATATTGGTGATGCCGCTGTTCAATCAATCCTCGCTGGTTGTAATATCGTGCTTGTGGGTCATGATTATAAGCTGGAGGAGGCTGTTCTGAAATCCCTGCTGGAAGCTGTGCAGCAAGGCGAGATTTCAGAGGAAGTTCTGGATGAGCGCGTCAAAGCCGTGCTTCAGCTGAAGCATGCCGCAAATCTTGGAGCCATGGATGAGGAATTACAAGATCTATCTACATTAAATCAAGAAACCAAGCGGATCTGGAATGCAGTGAAGCCATAA